The DNA sequence tcataatttaattgcATTACTAGCCACTAGGGAGGCTGTATTAGCCGCCTTTGACAGCCGCCTCCACCTCACTGCCTACGGCATGTTGTTGTTCCTCACCAAAGGCGGTGTACTTTGAGAGCTTTGCCTCCTCCTTGCCCCCTACATCGATACAATAATTATTGGGCTGCAATAAATATGTCAATACAATAGTTAATGGGCTACGTCAATACAGTAATAAACTTTCAGCGCGCATGCCTCTAACTTGATCCAGTTTTGCTGGAGCCATTCCCCAAACAGAACGGATGAGGCAAttcaaaaatattcgaaaaacgTGCCTTATTAGGTTTTTCACTTCCGCTAGAAACAGGCAATATGCTAGTGTTAtggccagggccggatttggaagtgtgaaggcctctaatcagggttcgaaaagatcatcatattttcgaaaatatctgatactttgatatatatccgaatattttgatatacatgtatgtatacaatattttcgacccgtgaaagttaggatagtgtgtaaaaattttattgtgggggcccctttgttgtggaggccccagaGCAGTAgctccgcctgccctcccctaaatccggccctggatatGGCCTTAAAAAGGAAGGAAAGGAGAGGCAAAAAAGTTAAAAGGAAAAACGAACTGccagtaaatttcaaataaatatcaaagggaaaaaaaaaaacatttttatttgatatATCCACTAAATAAAATCGTATAATTATGCAATCTAGTCAAACACATACCCTAAAAAATTACTAATCTAACAATACCTGGTTTGATTATCAGTTCCTTGTCATTCACCAGAAGTAGCAatgacatagatacatagataccacaacttttaatatttttagatatATTTAGCCTGAGTCAATGATCTTCATAAAGTTGATGCAGTGAAACAAAGATCTAACATAGCTGTAGTCTTCGTTGtgtgttttatgaaacaattggGATATTCTGTCAGAATGGAATTTGCTTGTTTGTActtttgatgttttgaaaatgcAGGTATCCAAACAGTCAAGCAATGACTGTACTGGtacaaaataagtttgaaaatacTGTAATTGTTctaatttttcataataaaatagaaagtctatttttagtgatttaaaagcatttatgatttttttttcctaattgttTACCATTTTATATTTAGACACCCTTTGGCAGTGTTCTTTCATCTCTTGTTCCGTTCCCTGGCAATTCTCACGTACTTGATGTGCAGTTGGTTTAGTAACAGCTTCATATCTTCTTTTGTTTCCATTCTCATCTTTTTGTCTTTGGACTTCTGGACTGTGAAGAATATTACTGGACGTCTATTAGTGGGTTTGCGTTGGTGGAATTATGTAGATGACGAAGGAAAGAGCCATTGGGTATTTGAATCTAGGAAGGTAAGTTCTTTGCTACCTGTATTCACTGACAGAGTTTTTAAACATTGGTTAATGAGATCATTGAAAGTTTTGCAACAAAGTAATTTTACTgtggtttttttaaaacaatattccaaattttaaggctaaacaaaatatattcttaatgttttattttacgcctgtagtgttcaaaaattttttcttctttgtatccaattagaaaactttaaaagcagTAATATAAGCTTAATTTTTGTGCAAGTACAccttaaaaattccctttttttttcttctagcaGTTTTGTTGGTCTTGAAAAGGACCATTTGTTATGTCCcaaaaagagtgaaaaattagttggatatttctgttttagtcagtgtcaaaaagaagaaaagtaataACCCAGGCATAGATTTGCAGTTAACTAAATGACATTAATTCCAGATTTTAGgaggttttttagaaaaaaaaactagtattatTACATATTTGTACAAACTTTattaaattgggaaaaaataattaCTCTAACAGCTAAGCACTGAACTTaatgacatttcaaaattttcattctaaataactaaggattttattttaaatttttcagattcaGATTTTGACGATTATAGAAAGACCTTTTGTTTATAAAACTTCAAGCATTGTTtcataaacttaaaaaatgagaaaCAATCAGTTCCCAATGCGTTCTAAATCTCTAATAAATTTTCAGACTGTTTTTGAATTGTGGGAAGCATAATAaagcaaagttttgaaaaataaagatcttgaaCACCTTAAAGccctacatttttaaataaaaaattcaggaatttttaaatacagtcgaaTTCTGATTTATCGGGATAGaaacttttttgcattaaatcGGGGCTATTCCTAATATCAGGGAGAGAAGAAAAATGCACTTACTTTATTTAAAGGCgctaataagcaactgcacaaaacTATCCCtgattagaaagtgtacactttttattcagcattctgcgacttattacacactagttaatttgaaattttagaataCTGAGTAGTAGATGTTCGAAAATTTCCTTAATGCTAAACTCGAAATTGTTCTCTTtcaactttatggagagaagaaaatactgtgtcatttacagcctgctgcatgacgtatgtttttacagtttccaggcctTGTAAAGCATTTGAGAAAGTAAGtcttaatgggagtttcattaccGCCTTCTGCATCAAATTCGCTGGTTGCCCCTCGCCCGTTAAAAatggctgattccaagaaaagtctttttctgcttcggaaaAGATGGAtctatcatttggaaaacaatccaatatttcttatctcaaattaactaaaaaaaaaattttttttttttggttgttgaaataatttaataattcggggtttattattcggtaaataggggttttttgCTCTCATTTGAGtcgaaggaaaaagaaaattttctctaaatcACAAAATTTGTTAAATGGAGGTTTGTTAAACCGGAGTCCGACAGTAAATAATTCTAATCTCAAGAACATATGTGACACACTTAGTACAACACTGCCACATCTGTAAAAACtgtttttcgagaaaaatcaatttaaatgtaatgcacCTTAGCGAAAACTCTTATAGTAACACACTGACCCATCTGAAAAATAaggttaaaatgtttttttttatcgtttgtgGCCGTCTtgtattttaatagaactaataaaaatgcaccaaGACCATGTATATAACTCAAAACAACAATTTGTGACTTGTGGCGGTTTTGTATTAGGTGTGCAGTATATTAATAAAtgtatatacagtcgacgctcgatataacgaccatctccgtcccagagaaaaaggtctttataacgagtggtcgttataagaggtataaatttaaaaaatgtacaccgtcatcatgcatgtccaagtaaatgcccaaatgttttttatcataggaatttttagaaaagtagtgtgcaaaatattatgacagaatattaaacaagttttaaagtagaaaatatagggaggaaaatgttacacactttcagatctgctactgctactactaccacaacaatttctgaagataaaaccagaaacagaggtctgcctttttagcagacgtgatttttgcaaaacattattttctgtttcagatataggtgataaattgtgtttctcttgctttccaaagcaacatttaaaagtccctcgagaaccccaagtCTTTAAAACCACtaaattcaaacaccaaactaccaatacatctgtcaactcccttttcttaggaatctggaattttctcgatttttcctcccattattttttctgtgctagctgtggtgaatggttatctccccccccccaccccctcttaaagttggatttgacattgaaaacttcaggcagatgtccgtaaacaataatcaatgtcattttaagctacaaatttgttttattggaaagaacacaagaaatagcgtccgctgattcggtcgctgtattggattagacgatacagaacggtcgttataacgaaagcaaattaacatagagtttataggaacaaagttgggacttctaccactggtcgctataatgggacggtctttataatgtgtggtcgttataatgatcGTCGACTGTATTGATATATATGCTCTTAATATTAGAATCGTCCCCCTTTACTCTGGTTAAAAATTAAGTAATccttttattctttttactttaaTGTATGGTGCTATCCTACAGTTCTTCTTTTTTATACAGGGAGATGAGACTGCAATCACTGACACTGCTGAAGCACAAGTATTTTGGTTGGCATTAGTTTTAACCCCTGTTGTGTGGTTCCTGCTCCTTTTCGTCAGCTTCTTTCGGCTCAATGTCAAATGGTTTGTAAGTAAATTACTTAAAATCTATATTGTTATCATAATAATGCATTGTAATTTGACGACTGTTttatttcttggaaaaacagcAGCTATTGCGAGCAAATACCAAACAGTTCATTATCAAAGCCAGAGACTGCTGTATGCTATAACATGCTgtttgatacttgcttgcagttctgcctGACCCCCAACTATCGGATAATAACTCATACCTTTAGTCAGTGGTGTATCCACGCCAGTGGTGTTAGTAGGAAATGAGGGCATATTCCACTAATTGGAAATAAAACTCTGGAATATCCTTTGTTAGAGAGAAGGAGTAAAACTAATCTAACATTTGCCCCCCTCTAAGGGTGGATGAACctcgggggcgggggggggggagattacgaattatttaaatatttatgaaaagtCATTTGTTAAAAGTATCATGTTAACATTAGCTGGCAGAGCAGGGGGGGTGCATCCTCCCCCCCTTCCCAGAgctattggttttaacataaatgtaaattctaatacagcagtttatgcatatgaaagagctgttttgatcaaaacacacccttcagaaggtatttttgattaaaaaaaaatccccttcaaaaaaagtatttttatcaccccccctccagaaggtatttttgatcaaaataccccctccaaaagatatttttcaccaaaaaaccctctccagaatgtatttttgatcaagaaCCCCcctcagaaggtatttctggctgtgctagtgtgGCTGAGTATAGTTTTGAAGAATTGCATTCAAATTACATACTTGATATTACTGAACTTTTCAAATCTGCTTTGATATCTAAAGCACTGTAATCTATAGGTTGTAGTGCTTGTGGCTTTGGTTTTGAATGGCGCAAACCTGTATGGATATCTTCGGTGCAAGGTTGGAGGAACTGAGGGCTTTTCTTCCGTTGTCTCAAATCTAATGGGAAGGCAAGTCATAAGTAATGTAAGTAGAGTTCATGGTGTGaatttaaactttcaaattgtatttatttgttGGTGTTTCTAATACTGAAGTTTTTgggaagaaattaatattttttcttgcaGAATTGAACAGCTATGTCGGGGTCAATTCAGATGCAAATAGGGTCTACTTTGCGGCCTCTTCCCAAACTTTTATATGCTAAAAGCACCCActtcacaaaaattcaaatgttgaaattggacctttcacaaaatttcatttgtaaaaacagttctttcatCGCTTTTGAGCTCAAGCAAAACAtcagtaaacgagctgatgtgtgcatcacatgacttccttttactccaatttaatgtcattttctaattattggcagttttaatgtgattcaatagtttactctctaaatatcaccaacagtggtcaaattgaaactagatttaaaaattaaaaaaaaatcgccaaatttgttgccaagttggcagcaaaacttggtgaccaaaagaccgGCGATATGTTGCTAAGTgcccgtcaaattataacaccacttgagtttacatcaaaattaacaatgatttacccacAAAAAgtgacaaaagaccccctttggagcatccgaatgcaaccaaaaagggaggtgcgcaactagaccccactagaaatctaagtaccaaatttcaactttttaggacattccgttcttgagttatgcgacatacatacacacatacgcatgtacatacagacatcacgtgaaaacttgttgtaattaactcgggggatcgtcaaaatggatatttcgggtgtctgtacgttcatagacatatatccacgtgtggccgggttgaaaaataaactcaacattcattcgggggtgagcaaaatggaaattaaggccgatttttgagtgaaaattttttcgcgaatacaatacttccttttttggaaaaaggaagtaaaacctCCCACTTCCAAATCATTCCCAGTGAAGTCCTTTAGACCAACAAAAATTCAGATTAGATTTGTAATAgccaaacatgctgttttttttcactaaaaatgtataaaagaaaaatgcctcaaaaatagtactttttttcaCAACATGTGGACTTAATATAAAAACTGACTTGACCCCTGTATATGAAGTTGCTTAAAACAATATTGGTAGTAGTGAGGTGAGACTTACTGGGGAAAAACATTTCTGGGAACTACcccagaatttcatttttttttcagctgacaAATCccagaacttcaaaaaattttaagcgAGAAATCAGACAAGAAAAACTTATGAATTATTTGCATAGTTTGTGGACAGACATCAAAAGTGACCATTCTGAAAGATGATTTAGTTATTTTAATAATGCCTTATAATAGGTGCAttactaataattatttttctttagtaGCTATTTAgaatatttcaatattaaaatttttttcaattacaaaaaataatgacAGAAACTCCTCCAATTTCAAATGTGAGAGGGAAGCTACaggtgtttttaatgtttttgaccATACACGCTTTCTTTCCTAATTCTATATGTACCTAATACATTTTAGAGTTTTGAGGCTTATGTCAGTTTCACACTTAATCTAAGCAGACTTATTACATGATTGAGAgtcgaaaaattaattttccctgtTGTCTATGGTCAGAGTTAaatatgaaagtcaaaaaaaaaaagacattaaatataataaataacttttttttttccacataaatGCCAAAGACGTTGGGACATTTGTTATATTGCCTGATGAGCTTCAAAAAACACTCCAGGAAAAGCTCAGGACTTTGCATGCAGAAGAAGTGTTTAATGGTATTTTTTGACTCCAGCATTGCTTCCAAATTGCCCTCCACCATGATTCTTCTTCAAGGCTGGAAACAGGTGGAAGTCACTTGGTGCGAGATCAGGACTGTATGACAGATAGTGTAGGCATTAACAACCAAGAGTTGCAATATGGTTTTGCGTTGACGTAGAATATTCATGTTTATTGGTTTTCATGCTATAGTTTTTTAGAGATCTAGTATAtctagtttaaaattgttttattgtttggatttctattaaccttttagttattcattttattatgttattagtcacctatttgaaattttaaatgctaatttaaaCTTCCTCCCCTTTCTGCCTAGATGTTCAGTTCGCTGTGGAAAAAACCAGAACAAACAGCTGCCCCTGCTTCTAGAGGATTTACAAATACAGTCTAAATTATTGTAAATAGGATGAACTTTCCATTGTAtatatttatgaaataatttttatgaagtaCTTTTGTCCTAATTCATTAAATGTTTTACACAAAGTGAAAACTTATAATTCTTTATTAGACTGATTTTATtcagttttcagttttaattagtTTCTAAGTTTTACTTCTGAAGTCTCAAATAAGGGGGAAATATTGAATCTAAAACTTATTCAGCTTAGAATGGTTTAAACCAGCGGGGTTTCTCAAATGTTTTACACTTGTGTACcggtaaaacattttgaaaaaattttgtggaaaggtttttttttttttttttttttttgtgcatcagTATACACATGTCAAACGTTAATATTACCTTATTCAGAAGAATATTATAAAGTATGGATGATCACAAGAGCTAAATTTTTACACATTTgactaattttcttaaaaaatttcactttactTAGAAATTTGAAGACAAAgagcaaaaaatgcaaaattgaaactTATTCCTAATGGATTTTTCGTTCTCTCATGCAGAAAAAACTAAtcaacaatgcttttttttagcCGCCTGGTGCCCAGGATTTGTCAAACCCAGGCCATGAATGTAAAAAGTGCGTAAATTGGGAACCATCATTAAATACTTTAAAGTTTCACCTATTTATCACCTCTTGTATGCATCCATCTTGGCTGTTGGTACAGTATACTCTTGATATCTTGAACTTTGATGCCTCAAAAACTGTGATAtgatgaaaagttatttttccctttgattttgcaaatttatctaattttatttctcCTTCTCATGTCgaagagtttttaatcaaaaccttgttatgtcaaatattttacaaattcaaatataattcagAAAAGCCCCAGTTTATTGTCTCAAAGCAACTCATGGAATGTTTCCAAATATTTCTCACACCCTTCATTTTTTCTCTTAGGGGTTAGGAATGATTCAGAGATGCTTATCTACTGTCACTTTCATTCTAAAGCCTGGGAGTGTCTGAAAATTTAAATCCTAAGAAGTCCAAACAAAAAAAACCTACCTAAAACTTTTTGCCTCCTCCTCACGCTATTTCGTTGAACCTTTTGACCCTATTTTCACCTCCGTAAAAAGGGGAGATGAAcggaaaacccctttagagacGCAGAGAATAGTGCAATCCTTATTCCTACTTCTAGTGTTCCTGGGCGCTCAAAACTCATCTGAAACCATTCTGCAACATGGTAATCCAAAtttatttttggctaattttaaaaattaaaattttttttattgttttaagactttttttcaactttcattatatgtttccacttatttttaactattgtgaCTATTTTTTAGAATGTTATTATATTACGATTATGGCTTTGTTATCTCggaaactcgatatctcgaaattttttacCTTCCCATCGACTTTGTAATATCAAGAGTATACTGTATTTGAAAGTCATGAATTATATAAAAATTGATGTTACTTAACTTCCTTTTTCATTCCTCCTTTTCTGCTAGAGCACAAAGGAAACTATAAGTATTAGTTTTAACaacgtgaaaaaataaaattgaacttcatttttgaaatttgtttaaaaagtcatttaataCAAAAGTTacgttactttattttatttaaatttaatgtcaaTTGGGTCATTTCcaatactttaaaagtatttttttcggaaagagcattcttaaaaacataggatttgaccattttttaaataacttgtttaacattaaaaaaaaaacttaaatcggcgcgctttcattgtttatgcttctgtccggtgacatcacaaatgatgaaatgcctttctgtgttgccattcacagagcgaaatatttaattcgcatctttactcatgtgtattggcaacgagtTGGTTGATAGAAAGcctagagcgcaattttaattcgctacttgattatcataacgtggaaacgaggTGCAAAGATgcaccaaaaagcatcatttgtgacgtcatcaagaccacgccttgtttgaaaaattaattaaaaaataactgttgggaaaatgaaagaattttctgggtctatgtttttttttttttttgctaattctatcaatttcagtgattaaaagtactaTTTATGACTGATGGATACAACCCCTTTAACTTTCAATGTTTGTATTCCCTTTGCTAACCTCTTAATTTAATCTAAAATGAGGCAGGGGGAGGGGCTGATTTCTTTTCATTTAGAAATTGTTTGCATTACCAGATATTTCCTCTCTCATGCAACCAGATTCATGGGATGACTGCTTGAAGGTCTTTAATTATTTTGATACTTATATTCAAAAAAGCCATGTATGAACAATGTTTAAAGCTTGTTTTATTGTTCCTCTACTCTTGGTCATCGAAAGTCATTTTAGCAGTCAAAATTGTGATTTTTGGACTTAAACGTTCCATCccaaatctatttgaattacactGGGTTTGCCACGCCACACAGTGGTGCCAGAGtggaaaaaatttgattttcgaaagcgcttatttcgaTTATCTAGTGTATGGTTCTCACACTATATAAGATACAGGATATAGGAACGGCATGATTTTTTCCGCTGTATCGAGGGTATTCCCATTAATTTAGGCTCAAAGTCAGAATTATGTAAGTTTGACCAAATTCCATCCTACTCAAGATGAGtgataaaaaagtgtaaaagagttagaaaaaaa is a window from the Uloborus diversus isolate 005 chromosome 6, Udiv.v.3.1, whole genome shotgun sequence genome containing:
- the LOC129224465 gene encoding Golgi apparatus membrane protein TVP23 homolog A-like → MQVMMGGPDDVALHFSDDLPQPARKHPLAVFFHLLFRSLAILTYLMCSWFSNSFISSFVSILIFLSLDFWTVKNITGRLLVGLRWWNYVDDEGKSHWVFESRKGDETAITDTAEAQVFWLALVLTPVVWFLLLFVSFFRLNVKWFVVVLVALVLNGANLYGYLRCKVGGTEGFSSVVSNLMGRQVISNMFSSLWKKPEQTAAPASRGFTNTV